DNA from Elaeis guineensis isolate ETL-2024a chromosome 2, EG11, whole genome shotgun sequence:
GGATTCTGATGAATATTGATAGGATCCAGATCAAGAGGCAAAGTATTGAGAGGTTAGATCATATAGGATAATGGATCACGAGATCTTTtgtagtttctttcatatttacaTAATGTAGGCATATTGGTCCCTACAGCATGTAAATCTGTCCACAGCTTCATATTATAAGTTATATTATATCATGTATAACACATATGTATAATCactaaaataaatttaagaaaAGGATGATATGATTCAGGCTCAAATGGATTTGCAACTGAAAAACAGTACATAAAACAAGAAgtaaggactgaatcatatgtgttGCTCATAACCTTATCCATACAAGAACATGATTAAGTTGCCAGCATGACTTCCTACAAGGGAAACTATGCAGTTTAATGAGTCTAATCCAACATATGAAATATGTTGGAATAAATCATGCTAATTCAAGAAAGTTGACTCATTCATAGAACAATGCAAAGCATGACAACAGCATATGTAGGGACCTTTATTCTGTTTATGGCAAGCATTATGAGAATCTTGGAGGTCATCTATTACCTGCAAAGCATCCTTAGATGGCATTTCTTTTACCACTTCAGCTGTCTCATACTCAGGGATTGAATTTAGCACCACTTTTGTCTGTTGCTTCTTCCGGCAACCAAGCTGTAGAGTCTTAGTCAGGATAATGGGATTGCCCGAGAAACACCCAGCAACATACACCTCCAGCACAGGCGAAGGAATCTCTGGACTCACATAGTGCCCGCTCTTCAGAAAGCCATTACCAGCCGACATCACAGATTGGCATCTCATGCTCCATTTCTTGCTATGATTTTTTAATTCTCCTTTCAGGACGCTACCATTGCACAACTCCAGAACTCCGGCAAGCAATAGATTATTTCTATCAAAAACCTCAAATTTCACACTTCCAGTCATCTTTATATTATCTGTGCTAACAAATGTAGCTTCTTCCGATTTCTTGTCTACTCTGTCCCTTCTAAGCAAAGAAAAAACGCATTCTGAATAAATGCTACTTCTACGACCATTCACTTCAAGGATGGTGTCAGGGGTCAGTGGAATGTGGTTAAGGGTGAGATGCTCTGGTGTTGACTCATCAACCTCAAAGTTGCTCACCCTCACATAAAAGACCTTCAGGTCAAGCCAAGGTGAAAACTTAGGAAGGTAAAGAGGGTGCATAATGATCTTCCTTCCAGAATCCTGCGATGACTCTTTACCGAGTGGATCACGATGAGACTCCATCATCAAAGTAAGAACTAACACTCTCTTGGCAAAAGTTCTTCTCACGTTAAATCAGATGGTGGGAAGAGAGAGAGTTCAATTGGACATAACTGACAGGTATCTCACAGTTCTTTCATCTGTGAAGCCAAGCAACAGCATCAACAGCTGATGCTAAGAAACTGCAGGCAGAACATAATCAACAAAAAGAAATACTAAACCAGATATTCAGACTGAGATAAAGTCACTTTATTGACGATTGtggatataataaaataagcatAATTAAAAGAAGCACAAGGCAatacaaaggaaaaaggaaaataaGAAGAAACCAGCCGAACTCAAAAGCAAGAAGACTAATATGTGAAGAAAATGGTTTTGTTTAACGGTTCAATTTCAAGTAAAAGGAATCCCTCACAGAAATGAGTAAATCAATTCTATTATTAAAAAAGCAAATCCAAAATAGTGCATGAGGTATCAATCGGGGGTCACATGTCTTCTCACCTCATGCATCGCAGTATTACCAATACCAAGCAAAACCATGGAAAACACTTGCTTTATTTTGCAAGAAAGCCATAATATATGAAAGCTACAAATAAAGATAactccaaaaaagaaaaacacaaaagaaagaaagagactgAGCTCTAAAAACCAAGTGCAGCAAACTAGTTCTATAATTACACTAACCAACAAGAGAGAACTGACCTACTCATACCCTTCCACCTTTagagacattaaaaaaaaaaaagaaaatgaaggaaaaGCCAAACGACCAACAGGAAATTCAGAAAAtgaacaagaaaagaagaaaagattgatTACCACGTAATTAAATTCACATATTGGAATGAGAAGAGAAGGCTTCCATCAattaacaaaagaaagaaaaaggaaaacaagGGTTAGAAAGGGGACATCAAGAGGAGAGATAGCCTACCAGGAAGACTCCAGAGCTGATCCGCATAAAGAGGAACATCTCTCTAGCTCGAACAGGTGAAGCAGATAAGACAAACCCCACCTTAAACATAAAATATGAAATAATAAAGAATTAGTAACCAAATCTGCGTCAAATGAGCGGCTAACAAGCAATCCGAATCGAGGACCAGGTGCCGTCCCCTATCCCTTTCTCGACTCTCACCCGCTGCCGATGAGATGAGGACAACTAAGCAAAAATTAATAAGAATAATTGTGATTAGAGAGAAAGGAACCGGTTATTGTCATTTTGACCTCTCGATACGCTCATAGATGAGGACGACGATCGCCTTCGCCGCAACGTTGAATTATGGCCTGTAGCATCGCCTTGTTATCTTCCTCCTGTCTCATTCCTACCCTACCTTTCGATCGATTGTATAATAAAATTACAATCACTTTTATATTAATCTCTAAAATCTTGAACCTTACCCTCTTCTCACTCGAGATTTGACCACAGATCAGCGATTGAGAGACGCGAGTTAAGGGTTGGTTAAGTATTAGAATGAGAAACAAAAATGTTCAAAAATATGAAGTTAATACCATAAGAAGAATACCAGTAGAATGTTCTGTTACAATTTAGCTAACTGgacagaaatatatatatatatatatatatatatatatatatatatatataattaataataaatttcaatgtttaatatataaataaagaaaaGACGAGGACTTACatataacataaaaatttagggGCTAATCTATAGGAGACTCAGCCATACTGTCTTCTCCCAAGCTGACGGTTGCGGCTAAACATAAGCGGAGGGGATGGAGATAAAAAGGGTATATCTGATTGGGGATGCGGGGACCTAAACACTTGTGCAAGGCTTATTTAggtgaacaaaaatcatatgggatgggcactataaaatatcatatagaaTAGCATAGTATGCCATgtttatttttatactaattttaaaaaaatgggtCTAAAAGCCAAAAATATTTTCTACTAACAAAGTTACTAATTTCATAATTAAGATATtcatttttttcctcatttttagcACGTAACAATAAATATCATATGATCATATGATACACACTAAATATATAGTCAGGTAATATatactgtaaatttttttttatgcacacCCAGTAACGACCCAATATACacctatgattaaaataatacatAATTTATCGAACTTAGTTTCACCAATACATAATATGTGACTAGTTACTATATACTTAACAAAATATTCATCCAATATCTCAATACAAATATAGGTAAAGCAATATACAGTTTTCAAAATATAGCATTTATCAATGCACAGCACATGAACAAATGATATACACTAGATTGCTTATTAATACGTACTGAAGCTTTTTTGATACACAGTAAGTAATGATTCAATATATacctatagataaattgatacataatttatcAAACTTAGTATTCACCGATATACAGTATATGGTCAGTTAATACATACCTAGCAAAGTATTCATCTAATATCCCAATATACATATCTAGGTAAAATGATACACAATTTCTGTGAAATTTTAGATGTAAAGAtcttaaaaaaagagagagatttggaagagaagaaaaaatcttgAGATGTGTATTGGGTCGTTGTTGGATGTGTATTAAAAAACTTATAGTATATATTAATAAGTCATCTAATGTGTATCATTTGCTCATGTGTAATGTACTGATGAATGCTATATTTTGAAAACTGTGTATTGTTTTATCTGGAGATATGTATTGAGACGTTAGATGAATATTTTGCTTGATATGTATCAACTAGTCATATATTGTGTACTGATGAATACTAAATTTAGTAAATTATGTAGTAAGTATATATTGGATTGTTACtggatatgtatcaaaaaaaatttatagtatgtATCATCTAATTATATATTTAGTATATATCATATTGTCATATAGTATATATCACTATGCATTAAAATAAGGGAGAAAGAGAATGTCTTAATTATAAACTAATAACTTCATTAATACAAAAAGTCTTTGACTTTTAAATTCATCTTTTGAGACTGATATTAAGATATACATGACATACCATGAAGACCgcctcatatgatattttatagtgcccgCCCTATATGATTTTTGTCCTATTTAGGTAGCCATAGGAACCTGAAGCTTCTCAAGAAGGTTCAGGTTGTATCCTTGGCGCGGAAGAATGTTTGGTCTTCTTTAGCACGTCGACCATTGGATGGTATTTTGCATAACTTTCAAAGCCATCTAATTTCTTCCTTTCATCCGTCAGCACTGCTCTGAAAGCCATACAAATTATGATTCCATGGTTCATATCGTGAAAAACAATCCTTCATATTCCTTCATATGAAAGATACAGCCCATACccttttggagaaataattaggagAGGAAGTCCCGAGAACATGATGTCGTCGTTCTTATCCATAACAACTTGTTTATTATCTTTTCTTGGTACTATCATTGTTGCCATCCTTCcctttcatataaaaaaaattaaaaaacataTGTTGTCTCCGTCTATGATCCTTGAGTCTGCATCCAAACCAAAACTCTTACGACATACTTCTCAGCTTGAAATCTACCGCATAGTAGCATGTGCATGTATGTGTGTACTTATTaacattaaaataataaaattttgccGAGCTGTCTTTGGGGTATATTGCTTATCGATGTGGTGGTCGTATTTAATTAAGAACCCAGCAAATCAGCCAGATcaacaaaaaatattaaaatagtaAAGTTAAAGAAAGAGTTTGAATATTTGATCTTTTGACGAACAACCACACCTCAAAACTATTCCTATGCCTGCACGTAATTATAAAGAATGGGTTGGGTACTAATATCTTTGCAGAATATGAGAACATCTGAGGATCCATTTAGTTGGGGTATGTCATATTATGGgataatctgataattttgagaatCATTTATCTGAACAAATGATTgcgaagaaaaataatttttactatatttagTTGGTACAAAAGTTACTCTGAAAAATGACACTGAAGATAAATTACTATGTTTGGTAGGAGGTAAATATATATGGAATATGGTCaagtttataaatatatttttgaatataaaataattttttaatacaaaGATAGCATAGTTATgtccaattaatttttatataataactatAATCATATAGCTCTTTACATAATGCTATctctatcttaatttttttgcaaaagcTTTTTATTGAATGCATTTGGAAAGATATTAGAATAAATCTAATGATTACATCTGTAGCtttattagagatatttttatcaagtatgGATTACCACCACTCAAAAATTTACTAAATATCAACCTCTCATAGTATTTGTTTTATCTTCTCTCTCCGAAAAATAAACATGGGGTCCATcaatttttttaccatctctctcttctatttttcatatcaaacatAGTAATTTGGCATGAAATTCATTTCTTTATGCTAGATTATCTCCAACCAAATAGACCTTAGGGGTCAATTTGGATAATTGAGTTGAAAAGCCTATATAATTTGTAGATGCAAATCTTTTTATCTCTCTATGGGATATAGGCCAATTCACTCAATATGTATGAATATAAGGCTAGCATAACTTATGTTAATTGTACTAGTTTAACTCATAAGTTCTACAAGACTACCAATCCAATTATCCAAATAAACTCTAAGACAAAGAAACACACGAAGAGGAGGACAAACATAGATGATAAGAGTGAGACCTCACGCATTGGCATATTGAGAAAGTTGATGTTATATATCTATATAACTTTTTTATTAGTAGAAAGCATGTTCCTCTTTAGTTCAAAAAAGAGATTGGGCTGTATAGAAATAATAGAAACAAAAAGATATTTATCACCAAATATTATAATCATCCATGCTTTCTCTCAAGTGATCATGACCATCTGTTGGGCAAAGTTTGGCCCACCTAATGATGTGTCCAATTTTTTAAAACGTGACAGATACATGACGTCATGATGTGGACAACCAAGCATTTGAGCTTTATACAGCAATAGCATCATTAGCAAATGACTGAAGTTTATGTCATCGACATATGACCGACCATGATGTGGGGGCATAGATGAAATCAGCATCGTCAGCTTCTAGCTAATCTCACCTTGTTTCCACCCTAGCTCCTTATAAGCCATCTTCCGGATCAAATGTTTTCAAAAGCTTTTTGATGCACGGACTCTGCTAAATTGGCATTCTATTGCAAAGGCTCACTATTTCCCGAGACATGGATAATTGGCCCTGTAACAACCTGTTGACACCCACTATTTTGACTCTGACAATCACTGCTCTAGCTTCGACGGGTATTAACCGCCTAGCAAACTCTAtcctatgaaaagaaagagagaaggaaaaaggGAGACTTTAGTCTAGACTATTGTGCTTACTATCTTCTTTGACTGTTCTCCCTCTTCGATACTCTCTGACTTAACCATCGAAAGGTCCCCTACTAGAGAACCCCCCACCATCTTCTCTAACATGTGTGGATTTTCTTTGTAGATGCCTAGTCTTCGTGGATGTCTACCTACTCCAACTTTGCAGTCGACTCGAGCTATCCCACTATGTCACATTTTATCGGAGAGGCACAGCAACAGATTGGCACTAGAGCAAGGGCCTACCCCACTTTCTGAAGAAAGATTGTGAGAATCTAGTCACAAAACTATCTCATTATGTCCCATCGATAGTTATCTCTGCACAGTGCTCCTAATGAGTGAATTATCGGGGAACAACCTCCCCGACAGTCCGCTGCGTTAATCCAGATCCAATCACCACACTGGCAGAGGATGGTCCAAGTGCTCACGACTACTGTATGGCAACTACAGCAAGACAACGCAATAAGGACACAACTCCTCTGATAGCTCCATCTCAACGAAGCCGTCGAATCTATATAGAAGGGTCCGGACAAGGGCACTGGCACTCGAAGGTGGCTCAAGTCTTGCACCAACGGTCACGATCGACCGAACCAGCTCTATGCCGCATGCCTCAATGCCCTTGGAGTCCAAGAGGAGATGATCGAAGATATTGATCATCGAAGCCCTCCAAGAGGACTCCACCTCAAGCCTCTCTCCATGCTGACACTATTTGCGACGTGAAGATAACCTCGAGAAGAAGGTTCAAGAGTTAGAACGAAGAATTGCTGAGTTCCAGTTGGGAGGTCTTCAATAGAATGAAGACTCAGTTTCAACACCGAGCCACCATTCTCTTGAAAGATTCTGAGCGAACCGATCCCATATCCGTTCAAGATGCTGCAAGTCGAGCCATACAATGGCTTGACTGATCTGCTCGATTATCTAGAGGGTTACAAAGTCCTCATCATGCTATAGGGCACATCTGATTCCCTCTTATGCCTTGCCTTTCCAGTGACTCTCAAGAAGAGTGTGAGAGTCTCATTCTCCAGCCTCCCATGAGAATCAATCTACTCCTTCGAGCAATTGGGAACACAGATCGTGATGTACTTCGGTAGTCAAAGGCCATAGTCGAAGCATAACAACAACCTCTTCTTTATTGagcaaagagaaggagagtcGATAAGAGACTATGTGGCATGTTTTAATACCACCATACTTGAAATCTGCAACTTCAATGAGTCCATCATCATGTCGGTGATAAAATGAGGACTCAAAGATAAACGTCTCATCTTTTTCCTTAACAAAAACTTCTCGAGGGACTACATCGATCTTCTTGTCTGAGCATAAAAGCATGCTCAAGCCGAGAAGAGTGAAGTCCTTCACTAGCAAGAAGGAATGAAGAAGAATGGTGAGGAAAAAAGAAACCATAGAGAAGGTTGTGCAGCCCATGAAGAAGATTGTGAAACTTGGAAGGATGGGGGAACAACCACCCTCAAAAGCAGTAGAAGACAAGGAGTCCACAGCGGTGTTTCTACgactatactcctctctctacctctcaagctcagatcctgatagagattaaAGGCCGGAACTATATACACTAGCcaaaaaaaataaggatgaaATCAAACCAAAGGGATCGAAAGAAGTACTTTCACTTCCATCAAGATCATCACCACGACACTGAGGAGTGTTGTCAGTtaaaggatgagatcgaggatctGATCCACTGGAATACCTTGGGGAGTATATCCGGAACAAAGAAAAAAGCCCAATAGAGGGATCACATTGGCTCAACACCGATGTGAATGACAACCTCGACAACAACCTAACTACTAGCGTCATCAACATGATTTTAGAACTAACTAGTGACAAGGGGGTAGGAAAAGAAGAGGAAGCTGACGGATCCACTTAAAAGAGGTGGCGAATTGGAGAAACAAATCTCTCATCCTCCAacgatattattattttttcgaaTAATGATGTAGCCGGAGTTCaaactcctcatgatgatactattgcCATCTAAatgacaatagcaaattatgatgtaaaaagaattttgattgataatggaagctctattaatattttattttatgatacatTCCAAAAGATAAAATTATCCAAAGATCGACTCAAGTAGGTCAATGCCCCATTGGTCGGATTTTTTGGCAATTCAGTAGCCATAGAAGCTGAAGTGGAATTGCTTATAACCGTATAAAAATCATCTTAGCAAGCTACCATGCTGCTCAATTTTCTTGTTGTCCCAATATCTTTTGtgtacaatgcaattcttggatgATTTGAATTGAATATTCTGAGGGCTATTGTCTCAACATACCACCTACTCATCCATTTTTTGATCAAGAATGGAACGGTAGAAATGAGGGGCGACCAGGTGCTTGCCAGACAATGCTTCATGGCAATAGTTCAAGGAAACAAGCCTAAGAAAACTCTCCCAATTAAAAGTTTAGACCTAAAAAAAGAAGATGATGAAAGCCGAAGTGAACCAGTGGAGCAACTTATTGAAGTAATACTCAGAAGTAACCCTCGTCGAACTAttaagtgttagatgtatgtcctaaaagtcaattagaCTGACACATATAATCTTTctaagaacataatttataattttgatttactaataatataaatttaaattttttttttatttatattgtaTGATGTGTCTATGAATTATCCAATGAATTAACAAAATGATgatgtatattctcaagagttaaaaatttgagatatatatcactgatggttaatttataaattactttcgatcgtaggatcattatgaggatggtgattgatctagatagattgaTGCATGAATCATCCTTTTTAGAGATAGATGAGACTCGAATCTACAGTGTAAGGctattggagcgagagtgcagatggttgttagagaataaggaTACTAAACATGATCAATACGAATAGTCACTTAGATATCTACCTTCTCATTAATGATATActcgatgctatagtagtgtgaaTAGTTTTTCGACCTGCAATGCTTTGACTATtcacaatcagattactatagtttgattacaccgtaactcgatctcctaaccatacGGAGCTTTGAGGTGTATGTCGGCTGTGGTAGATTCATTATAAGAATAAGATGTGtacctagatgagatctattgaccttgatagaaaaagagaagttctatgtGGATTATGAAATTGAATTCGAAAGTCCATGATCATGACAAGTATGaatgttgaaaaaaaaatttcataaaatttcataaagaactcaaattgattgaatctaaCATATGACAGAGATGAGATTTGATAAGTAATCTATAATCTATCTCTAGTCAAAACTTACGATAGAAAAATCGAATCACACGGCAAttgcacttagaggttcatccATTCAgttttgctggattgccactacgtaCAACTAAGTGTCACTCATGGATTGTgagattaataaaaattatttaaatgatcaataattcttaatTGACTAAATTAGAAAGGATTTCAATCTATTAAAaacagtttcaatgatattgttgatagagatcacaatatatcccaCTAtcgaatagaattgaacctataggatcatacataaaaaaatttgatctaggATCAtacaattaagcttatgaagtcctaattgagttagaatttataaaattctatt
Protein-coding regions in this window:
- the LOC105060761 gene encoding uncharacterized protein At1g01500 yields the protein MMESHRDPLGKESSQDSGRKIIMHPLYLPKFSPWLDLKVFYVRVSNFEVDESTPEHLTLNHIPLTPDTILEVNGRRSSIYSECVFSLLRRDRVDKKSEEATFVSTDNIKMTGSVKFEVFDRNNLLLAGVLELCNGSVLKGELKNHSKKWSMRCQSVMSAGNGFLKSGHYVSPEIPSPVLEVYVAGCFSGNPIILTKTLQLGCRKKQQTKVVLNSIPEYETAEVVKEMPSKDALQVSKFKDFKPENDVDVDYNSIYSSEDFAEGEDGELSWFNAGVRVGVGISLGICLGIGVGVGLLLRTYQATTRNFRRRLL